The following are encoded together in the Malaya genurostris strain Urasoe2022 chromosome 3, Malgen_1.1, whole genome shotgun sequence genome:
- the LOC131438352 gene encoding uncharacterized protein LOC131438352 isoform X2, whose protein sequence is MDCKDAANAKPYVSANNLCGDLNKGKIPRNPMRQSVLGEPYPFELIRNQTLKFLSKTLPVLKADDTLPKVTQILPEDPVDQFDNNGIGRRMGRAMRANEERKDEEEPRIARKFCDGGGVFCALYRAIQGEPISSKLVAERREEIPSAYPPPPRYEGPPTPCPAKVEYATPVFAKNYQGSWRYVVQIPYEGYFTQTVEVTRCLQARCHYLDGGCLSSPRWVSLLVAEIFYPNADDYTTSTSTTTAPSIQDFQAYQQYLQKRAGLPTASDGGSYENTSNHATRKQDQHCDGHDEIGCFQVRLYYDWFLIPGSCKCWRPDYFAKYVRKRPTPEL, encoded by the exons ATGGATTGTAAAGATGCCGCTAATGCGAAGCCCTATGTTTCTGCCAATAATCTGTGTGGAGATCTAAACAAGGGCAAAATTCCTCGTAATCCCATGCGGCAGAGTGTTCTGGGAGAACCTTATCCATT TGAACTCATCAGAAATCAAACTCTTAAGTTTTTGTCGAAAACCCTGCCAGTTCTGAAGGCTGATGATACGCTCCCGAAGGTAACACAGATCTTACCAGAAGATCCTGTGGACCAGTTCGATAATAACGG CATTGGTCGTCGGATGGGTAGAGCTATGCGTGCGAACGAAGAGCGTAAAGATGAAGAAGAACCGCGTATAGCTAGAAAGTTTTGCGATGGAGGTGGTGTCTTTTGTGCACTGTATCGTGCCATTCAAGGAGAACCTATCAGCAGTAAACTGGTTGCCGAACGCCGTGAAGAAATTCCCAGTGCTTATCCGCCTCCTCCACGATACGAAGGACCCCCAACGCCATGTCCCGCTAAGGTGGAATATGCAACTCCAGTATTTGCTAAGAACTATCAAGGTTCTTGGCGATACGTTGTTCAAATTCCGTATGAAGGATACTTTACGCAAACCGTTGAAGTGACCCGTTGTCTTCAAGCTCGTTGCCATTACCTAGATGGTGGTTGTTTGTCTTCACCACGTTGGGTTAGTTTATTGGTTGCGGAAATTTTCTATCCTAACGCCGACGATTATACAACTTCGACCTCTACAACCACTGCCCCCTCGATCCAAGACTTCCAAGCGTACCAACAGTATTTGCAAAAACGAGCTGGTCTCCCGACGGCGTCCGATGGTGGTTCTTATGAAAATACAAGCAATCACGCTACTCGAAAACAGGACCAGCACTGTGACGGTCACGATGAGATTGGATGCTTCCAAGTTCGATTGTACTATGATTGGTTCCTGATACCTGGATCGTGCAAGTGCTGGAGACCAGACTACTTTGCGAAGTATGTACGAAAGCGACCCACTCCTGAGTTGTAG
- the LOC131438352 gene encoding uncharacterized protein LOC131438352 isoform X1, translating into MAKMNCIVFLLLFGCHLVARADDLLDSEEPPEGYYAFIESPSAVPPKVRSPPYTHINMDCKDAANAKPYVSANNLCGDLNKGKIPRNPMRQSVLGEPYPFELIRNQTLKFLSKTLPVLKADDTLPKVTQILPEDPVDQFDNNGIGRRMGRAMRANEERKDEEEPRIARKFCDGGGVFCALYRAIQGEPISSKLVAERREEIPSAYPPPPRYEGPPTPCPAKVEYATPVFAKNYQGSWRYVVQIPYEGYFTQTVEVTRCLQARCHYLDGGCLSSPRWVSLLVAEIFYPNADDYTTSTSTTTAPSIQDFQAYQQYLQKRAGLPTASDGGSYENTSNHATRKQDQHCDGHDEIGCFQVRLYYDWFLIPGSCKCWRPDYFAKYVRKRPTPEL; encoded by the exons TTACTATTTGGATGCCATCTGGTTGCCAGAGCCGATGATTTGCTTGATTCAGAAGAGCCACCTGAGGG GTACTATGCCTTCATAGAATcaccttctgcagttcctccaAAAGTTCGTTCACCACCGTACACGCATATAAACATGGATTGTAAAGATGCCGCTAATGCGAAGCCCTATGTTTCTGCCAATAATCTGTGTGGAGATCTAAACAAGGGCAAAATTCCTCGTAATCCCATGCGGCAGAGTGTTCTGGGAGAACCTTATCCATT TGAACTCATCAGAAATCAAACTCTTAAGTTTTTGTCGAAAACCCTGCCAGTTCTGAAGGCTGATGATACGCTCCCGAAGGTAACACAGATCTTACCAGAAGATCCTGTGGACCAGTTCGATAATAACGG CATTGGTCGTCGGATGGGTAGAGCTATGCGTGCGAACGAAGAGCGTAAAGATGAAGAAGAACCGCGTATAGCTAGAAAGTTTTGCGATGGAGGTGGTGTCTTTTGTGCACTGTATCGTGCCATTCAAGGAGAACCTATCAGCAGTAAACTGGTTGCCGAACGCCGTGAAGAAATTCCCAGTGCTTATCCGCCTCCTCCACGATACGAAGGACCCCCAACGCCATGTCCCGCTAAGGTGGAATATGCAACTCCAGTATTTGCTAAGAACTATCAAGGTTCTTGGCGATACGTTGTTCAAATTCCGTATGAAGGATACTTTACGCAAACCGTTGAAGTGACCCGTTGTCTTCAAGCTCGTTGCCATTACCTAGATGGTGGTTGTTTGTCTTCACCACGTTGGGTTAGTTTATTGGTTGCGGAAATTTTCTATCCTAACGCCGACGATTATACAACTTCGACCTCTACAACCACTGCCCCCTCGATCCAAGACTTCCAAGCGTACCAACAGTATTTGCAAAAACGAGCTGGTCTCCCGACGGCGTCCGATGGTGGTTCTTATGAAAATACAAGCAATCACGCTACTCGAAAACAGGACCAGCACTGTGACGGTCACGATGAGATTGGATGCTTCCAAGTTCGATTGTACTATGATTGGTTCCTGATACCTGGATCGTGCAAGTGCTGGAGACCAGACTACTTTGCGAAGTATGTACGAAAGCGACCCACTCCTGAGTTGTAG